In Streptococcus parauberis NCFD 2020, the sequence AGCAATTTTTTCTTCAACTAGATAAGCTAAGTCAAGGTCAAACTCTGTTACATTTTCTACATAGGAAGGAACTTGTCCACCAAAATATTTGTTAATCATGGCAATTGTACGATTCAAGAGATTTCCTAAATCGTTAGCAAGTTCATAATTGATACGGCCTACATAGTCCTCTGGAGTGAATGTTCCATCAGATCCAACCGGTAAACTTCTCATCAGATAATAACGTAATGGATCCAAACCAAAACGTTCAACTAGCATTTCAGGGTAAACGACATTGCCTTTTGACTTAGACATTTTGCCATCTTTCATGACAAACCAGCCATGAGCAATCAATCTTTCTGGTAAAGGCATATCTAACATCATCAACAAAATTGGCCAGTAAATAGAATGGAATCGTAAAATGTCCTTACCAACCATATGGAAGACTGTGCCATTCCAGAATTTATCAAAGTTAGCATGATTTTCTTGACCGTAACCAAGTGCAGTAGCATAGTTAAGGAGGGCATCAATCCAAACATAAACAACATGTTTAGGATTTGAAGGAACTTGCACACCCCATGTAAATGTCGTACGAGAAACAGCCAAATCTTCTAAACCCGGCTCAATAAAGTTCTTCAACATTTCATTCATCCGACCGTCTGGTTGGATGAATTCAGGATGTTCATTAAAGAATGCAACCAATCTGTCCGCATATTTTCCAAGACGGAGGAAATAAGATTCTTCTGAGACCCATTCAACTTCATGTCCAGATGGTGCAATACCACCAGTAACATTGCCTGATTCGTCACGGAAAACTTCCTCCAATTGGCTTTCAGTAAAGAACTCTTCATCTGAAACCGAATACCAACCTGAATACTGACCTAAGTAGATATCATCTTGAGCTAATAATTTTTCAAAAACCGCAGCAACCACTTCTTCATGGTAGGAATCTGTTGTCCGGATAAATTTGTCATAAGAAATGTCAAGTAAGCTCCAAAGTTCTTTTACCCCTTCAGCCATGCCATCAACATAAGCTTGTGGTGTAATGCCTGCTTCTTCAGCTTTGGTTTGAATTTTTTGGCCATGTTCATCAAGACCTGTAAG encodes:
- the metG gene encoding methionine--tRNA ligase; protein product: MTDKKPFYITTPIYYPSGKLHIGSAYTTIACDVLARYKRLMNHEVFYLTGLDEHGQKIQTKAEEAGITPQAYVDGMAEGVKELWSLLDISYDKFIRTTDSYHEEVVAAVFEKLLAQDDIYLGQYSGWYSVSDEEFFTESQLEEVFRDESGNVTGGIAPSGHEVEWVSEESYFLRLGKYADRLVAFFNEHPEFIQPDGRMNEMLKNFIEPGLEDLAVSRTTFTWGVQVPSNPKHVVYVWIDALLNYATALGYGQENHANFDKFWNGTVFHMVGKDILRFHSIYWPILLMMLDMPLPERLIAHGWFVMKDGKMSKSKGNVVYPEMLVERFGLDPLRYYLMRSLPVGSDGTFTPEDYVGRINYELANDLGNLLNRTIAMINKYFGGQVPSYVENVTEFDLDLAYLVEEKIADYHKQMDAVDYPRALDAVWSIISRANKYIDETAPWVLAKEDGDKEQLASVMAHLAASLRVVAHLIQPFMIETSNAIMTQLGLSIDFDLENLTLANMPENIQVITKGQPIFPRLDMEEEIAFIKKQMEASPANSTQEKEWIPEEVELKSEKEEIKFETFDAVEIRVAEVKEVSKVEGSDKLLRFRLDAGDGEDRQILSGIAKFYPNEQELVGKKLQIVANLKPRKMMKKYVSQGMILSAEFDGQLSVLTVDYSVPNGSVIG